In Plasmodium falciparum 3D7 genome assembly, chromosome: 13, the following are encoded in one genomic region:
- a CDS encoding NLI interacting factor-like phosphatase, putative translates to MSVNSCEKMNENINKLIDINDENINYNNTNNINNNINGNMNMMNDNHNNTINNINNNMINNNITMNSNNNNNNNNNSNSNNNIDGINVVYNNNRNVGYNKDLDTTYTKKRILNTNRSLKNTYHNNNYNKNNHQNFSINKNNKNNKNFRNKNIQYNKTNMKQNKGNMNMNMNINMIDNNMMENNQENIKNIYNSGDNINVEHSYNGNNNDILNNMYYEENEKSDDYSSLSNNQNLVNKVANNRNVYENMRLINNTNNGNNSSMYNNTNNEDNNEINVYNNNMKSVYSNEDMDTFNDNNNILQNDDLNMNNGMGKMNLNRNINTHNNNNNNIKKRRIGKYENNAFYNKNKVKKNLHNTLFNDSLKRYNNNSINLKENNNKKNDNILDFHSNEKDQIDQQQEQKENINEELNINEDGSNINKNMTFIKKDNYNKMGKYNNRNSYFNNNNNNKNNNNNSSNNNNNNNNKPFNNMTFSLNKYLNPYVNYNKTNINSRNINSSYHMGNKNKLLNKNRNMKNNANPHGSSNNNNNNNNNNNNNNTYYNSTYKNANERNHTNNNCRDDYSRNNLNNINFITQNFNMKLLSDYTKHTQNDQNNLDVDTHVNTNPNFKNFRPNNRNQFYNNQNYIECLSEVSEISDEETNDLSNDDNMAKNQNVDNDQYNNKWNNLKNNQGFKSLPHAESALYTNNFNDNNNLELINGLYKLANFNKNLKNENQDIYSQSKVLNNNQPTNNNIIHNMNNDIYSNDNNFNYNNYTSNIIEKKIEDQGKLNNDYVEGEEENNMDMTNKNILNFIKPDDMYINSYIPYPPEKYNNIYDLHEIKILSPHILKTLFQKEANKTYHSSLKDGKLILLLDLDNTLLQATSFAKFNMELPLENFVDDNGEAELYKFYLPQYNFFYYLKFRPYVRQFLQILSLYYELAIYTNATREYADVVIAILDPDRTIFSDRIVARCSSTDRDENKYFSRIYPNVDPKYVIAFDDRKDVWIDIPQSHILKAEHYNFFELSKYDIISHFKEPTTARKKFVDMDMHLHYMIKFFLKLHKNFFENPLETDVGKLIDKMMGSTLSNVGVYFTGFRKNSKNIQNVLSADCEERQKEIALELGATIFTNYDEPGVTHIIAAKNCTDNLIKSKKSDYDHILKVHTLWLYHCRGTLEKRHSSNFDADNLCKIYSNKPPLHPKKDHWFFGPKEDFKKQEDNKDCVKIENLKIRTFLGTGEYTNDAVIFSPFEQINIKWIEKEVTLRQNFDTSYNAMVQNIQKEGNKNQINDDNDDENNSYINIEDVSGKIPTI, encoded by the coding sequence atgagtGTAAATAGTTGtgaaaaaatgaatgaaaatATCAATAAATTAATTGATATTAATGATGAGAATATAAACtacaataatacaaataacataaataataatataaatgggaatatgaatatgatgaatgataatcataataatacaataaataatattaataataacatgataaataataacatcaCTATGaattctaataataataataataataataataatagtaatagtaataataatatagatggTATTAatgttgtatataataataaccgTAATGTAGGATATAATAAAGATTTAGATACTACTTACACAAAAAAGAGAATTTTGAATACTAATAgatctttaaaaaatacgtaccataataataattataataaaaataatcaccAAAATTttagtataaataaaaacaataaaaacaataaaaattttagaaATAAGAACattcaatataataaaactaaTATGAAGCaaaataaaggaaatatGAACATGaacatgaatataaatatgattgataataatatgatggAAAATAatcaagaaaatataaagaatatatataattctggtgataatataaatgtagaACATTCCTATAATgggaataataatgatatattaaataatatgtattatgaagaaaatgagaAATCAGATGATTATTCATCATTGAGTAATAATCAGAATTTGGTAAATAAAGTAGCAAATAATAGAAatgtatatgaaaatatgagactaataaataatacaaataatggtaataatagtagtatgtataataataccaATAATGAAGACAATAATGAAATtaatgtttataataataatatgaaatctGTATATTCTAATGAAGATATGGATAcatttaatgataataataacatattacaaaatgatgatcttaatatgaataatggaATGGGAAAGATGAATTTGAATAGAAACATTAAcacacataataataataataataatattaagaaaagaagaataggtaaatatgaaaataatgcattttataataaaaataaagtaaagAAAAATCTTCataatacattatttaaTGATTCCTTAAAAaggtataataataattctataaatttaaaagaaaacaataataaaaaaaatgataacataTTAGATTTTCATAGTAATGAAAAGGATCAAATAGATCAGCAACaagaacaaaaagaaaatattaacgAGGAacttaatataaatgaagatggttctaatattaacaaaaatatgacctttataaaaaaagacaactataataaaatgggtaaatataataacagaAATAGTTATttcaacaacaataataataataaaaacaataacaataatagtagtaataataataataataataataataaaccatttaataatatgacattttcattaaataaatatcttaatccttatgtaaattataataaaacgaatattaatagtagaaatataaattcaaGTTATCATATGgggaataaaaataaactactaaataaaaatagaaacaTGAAGAACAATGCAAATCCTCATGGTAGTagtaataacaacaataataataataataataataataataataatacatattataattcgACATATAAAAATGCAAATGAACGAAatcatacaaataataattgtagaGATGATTATTCaagaaataatttaaataatatcaattttattacacaaaattttaatatgaaattattaaGTGATTACACGAAGCATACACAAAATGATCAGAATAATTTAGACGTAGATACCCATGTAAATACAAATCCCaactttaaaaattttagaCCAAATAACAGAAatcaattttataataatcaaaattatATTGAATGTTTAAGTGAAGTATCTGAGATAAGTGACGAAGAAACTAATGATTTaagtaatgatgataatatggcGAAAAATCAAAATGTAGATAATgatcaatataataataagtggaataatttaaaaaataatcaagGATTTAAATCACTTCCACATGCAGAAAGCgcattatatacaaataatttcaatgataataataacttaGAACTAATAAATGGGTTATATAAGCTAgctaattttaataaaaacctcaaaaatgaaaatcaaGATATTTATTCACAAAGTAaagtattaaataataatcaacctacaaataataatataatacataatatgaataatgatatttattctaatgataataattttaattataataattatacatcAAATatcatagaaaaaaaaattgaagatCAAGGTAAGCTAAATAATGATTATGTTGAAggagaagaagaaaataatatggatatgacaaacaaaaatattttaaattttattaaaccagatgatatgtatattaattcatatattcCATACCCTcctgaaaaatataataacatatatgatTTACATgaaatcaaaatattatctccacatattttaaaaactcTCTTTCAAAAAGAAGCAAATAAAACATATCATTCTTCTTTGAAAGATggaaaattaattttattattagatTTAGATAACACTTTATTACAAGCTACATCTTTTGCCAAATTTAATATGGAATTACCCTTAGAAAATTTTGTGGATGATAATGGAGAAGCTGAattgtataaattttatttaccACAATATAACTTTTTCTATTATTTAAAGTTTAGACCTTATGTAAGACAATTCTTAcaaattttatcattatattatgaACTAGCTATATATACCAATGCAACTAGAGAATATGCTGATGTAGTTATAGCTATATTAGATCCAGATAGAACCATATTTTCTGATAGAATTGTTGCAAGATGTAGTTCCACAGATAgagatgaaaataaatatttttctcgAATATATCCCAATGTAGATCCAAAATATGTTATAGCATTTGATGATAGAAAGGATGTTTGGATAGATATTCCACAATCTCATATATTGAAAGCTGAACATTATAACTTTTTCGAATTAAGTAAATACGATATAATTTCTCATTTCAAAGAACCAACTACGGCTAGGAAAAAATTTGTAGATATGGATATGCATTTACATTATATgattaaattttttcttaaattacataaaaatttCTTTGAAAATCCATTAGAAACTGATGTAGGCAAATTAATAGATAAAATGATGGGTAGTACCTTAAGTAATGTAGGAGTTTATTTTACAGGATTTAGAAAAAATTCAaagaatatacaaaatgtatTATCAGCAGATTGTGAAGAAAGACAAAAAGAAATTGCCTTAGAATTAGGTGCTACTATTTTTACCAATTATGACGAACCGGGTGTTACTCATATAATTGCTGCTAAAAATTGTAcagataatttaataaaatcaaaaaaatcaGATTATGATCATATTCTTAAAGTACACACTTTATGGCTTTATCATTGTAGAGGAACCTTAGAAAAGAGACATTCCTCTAATTTTGATGCTGATAATTTATGTAAAATTTATAGTAATAAACCTCCTTTACATCCAAAAAAAGATCATTGGTTTTTTGGTCCTAAAGAagattttaaaaaacaagaagataataaagattgtgttaaaatagaaaatttaaaaattagaACTTTTCTAGGAACAGGTGAATATACGAATGATGCAGTTATTTTCTCTCCTTTTGAGCAAATCAATATCAAGTGGATAGAGAAAGAAGTTACATTAAGACAAAATTTTGATACCTCTTATAATGCCATGGTACAAAATATACAGAAAGAAGGAAACAAAAACCAaattaatgatgataatgatgacgaaaataattcttatataaatatagaagaTGTTAGTGGGAAAATACCTAccatctaa
- a CDS encoding splicing factor 3B subunit 5, putative, producing MSTFDRFNIHAQLEHLQSKYQGSGHADTSRWEWLTNIHRDTLASHVGHYSRLAYFAVVENEPIAKIRYRCLQNMSLPIVPKKKKKN from the exons atgtctACATTTGATAGATTTAATATCCATGCTCAGTTGGAACACCTACAAAGTAAATATCAAGGATCAGGTCATGCTGACACAAGTAGATG gGAATGGTTAACTAATATTCATCGTGATACATTAGCATCTCATGTTGGGCATTACTCAag GTTAGCTTATTTTGCAGTTGTTGAAAATGAACCAATAGCTAAAATAAGATATCGTTGTCTTcag aaTATGTCTTTGCCCATTGTTcccaagaaaaaaaaaaaaaattga
- a CDS encoding RWD domain-containing protein, putative, with protein MSQKNKKVYDTQNEQENTNSSSNSSSNSDKEIQKDKEEYKKGENNFSILNVEEVNIIELSREELYKVCAELQQKELEALKYIYVLDSELNIKYENDEDKLTIVEINLNDQNISNNHINFTFELPKDYPLGSISIINVTVKNFTPDTNNYINEEVYRYLQRYNEQRECILPVIYKVNEIIENIIQYKEEPGEKSLSSSTEGRSDFDQEQTFNEWDNKNKQRKADIVCFPELSYSMNFSKRPNILARRLCYSHHILSLVKRSCIIKWAKQLKIGGYSKIGYPGIIVCEGPKDEVDFYINSLNKLRWKHFDCRGMEDIELDENENLDDARVLPTTVRELDAKSMRTLSDICTQCGLRDLFLTSMKIYNNNDKKGSVKEKNKNGEENKPGNTKDILKEKGKKKKKRSSK; from the coding sequence ATGTCacagaaaaataaaaaagtatatgATACGCAGAACGAACAAGAAAACACAAATAGTAGTAGCAATAGTTCATCAAATAGTGATAAGGAGATACAAAAAGATAAAGAAGAGTATAAAAAGGGAGAAAACAATTTTAGTATTCTAAACGTTGAAGAGGTTAATATAATTGAATTATCGAGAGAAGAACTATATAAAGTTTGCGCAGAATTACAACAAAAAGAATTGGAAGctttaaaatacatatatgttcTTGATAGTGAgttaaacataaaatatgagAATGATGAAGACAAACTCACAATAGTTGaaattaatttaaatgatcagaatattagtaataatcatataaatttcaCTTTTGAACTACCTAAAGATTACCCCCTTGGTTCTATTTCGATAATTAATGTAACGGTTAAAAACTTTACTCCagatacaaataattatattaatgaagAAGTATATAGGTATCTTCAGAGATATAATGAACAAAGAGAATGTATTTTAcctgttatatataaagtgaATGAAATaattgaaaatataatacaatataaagaGGAACCAGGAGAAAAAAGTTTGTCTTCATCAACAGAAGGGAGATCAGATTTTGATCAAGAACAAACTTTTAATGAATGggataacaaaaataaacaaagaaAAGCAGACATTGTATGTTTCCCAGAACTTAGTTATAGTATGAATTTTTCTAAGCGTCCTAATATATTAGCAAGAAGATTATGTTATTCTCATCATATCCTTAGCTTAGTTAAAAGATCATGTATTATCAAGTGGGCCAAACAACTCAAAATAGGTGGCTATTCAAAAATAGGATATCCAGGTATTATAGTATGTGAAGGACCAAAAGATGAAGTAgacttttatattaatagttTAAATAAACTCAGATGGAAACATTTCGATTGTAGAGGTATGGAAGATATTGAATTAGATGAAAACGAAAATCTAGATGACGCAAGAGTTCTTCCTACAACGGTACGTGAATTAGATGCTAAGAGTATGCGTACCTTATCTGATATATGCACCCAATGTGGTTTAAGAGATTTGTTTTTGACCAGTATGAAAATTtacaacaataatgataaaaaaggttctgtaaaggaaaaaaacaaaaatggtGAAGAAAACAAACCTGGAAATACTAAAGATATTTTAAAGgaaaaaggaaagaaaaaaaaaaaaagaagctcaaaatga